In the genome of Epinephelus lanceolatus isolate andai-2023 chromosome 18, ASM4190304v1, whole genome shotgun sequence, one region contains:
- the LOC117268873 gene encoding GTPase IMAP family member 5-like: MNSKLLQSESEESVVRIVLLGKTGVGKSASGNTILQSHSFTTKLSSASVTAKCKIMTRKVNGQTLAVVDTPGLFHTYKDREEVMNEILDCTTLISPGPHVFLLVLKLGTFRKEDKEMLERFKKVFKDAEHHTIVLFTHGEPGREVGAFIEKNESLKKFISESCAVYHVFNNNEPENESQVTGLLVKINNIIQKNGGSYYRNELLEEAKRAIEVKQCDDGKSAVCWESLISKGLDKVLGQGSTANMVVSGFLKTVENIAYEWMPPEAFKKVSQSSSNQH, encoded by the exons ATGAACAGCAAACTTCTTCAGTCTG AGTCAGAGGAATCCGTGGTGAGGATTGTGCTCTTGGGAAAGACTGGAGTTGGGAAGAGTGCATCAGGAAACACCATCCTACAGAGCCACAGTTTTACTACTAAACTGTCCTCTGCATCTGTGACAGCAAAATGCAAGATCATGACAAGAAAAGTGAATGGACAAACTCTGGCTGTTGTTGATACTCCAGGTCTGTTTCACACCTACAAAGATCGTGAAGAGGTGATGAATGAGATCTTAGATTGCACCACACTGATTTCACCCGGTCCTCATGTGTTCCTGTTGGTGCTTAAGCTAGGTACCTTcagaaaagaagacaaagaaatgcTGGAACGCTTCAAGAAAGTCTTCAAAGATGCAGAACATCATACCATCGTCTTGTTCACCCATGGTGAGCCAGGACGCGAGGTTGGCGCtttcattgaaaaaaatgaaagtctCAAAAAGTTCATCAGCGAGTCTTGTGCAGTGTACCATGTCTTCAACAACAACGAACCTGAGAATGAGTCTCAAGTTACCGGCCTACTGGTGAAGATCAACAACATAATCCAAAAAAATGGAGGAAGCTACTACAGAAATGAATTGCTTGAAGAGGCTAAGAGAGCAATCGAAGTAAAGCAATGTGATGATGGAAAATCGGCAGTATGTTGGGAGAGCTTAATCTCTAAGGGTCTAGACAAAGTGCTGGGACAAGGTTCAACTGCAAATATGGTTGTGAGCGGTTTCCTTAAAACAGTGGAAAATATTGCTTATGAATGGATGCCACCTGAGGCTTTCAAAAAAGTGAGTCAGAGCTCATCAAACCAGCACTAA